In a single window of the Micrococcaceae bacterium Sec5.7 genome:
- a CDS encoding NAD(P)(+) transhydrogenase (Re/Si-specific) subunit beta, protein MTLLNPSWTAVLYLAAAACFILALRGLNSPRTARRGNLLGAFGALLAVVTVFFSVKLDNIPWILAAIAVGSAVAAPVARRVKMTQMPQLVALFNGVGGGAAALVALLELAHTEDAWVRVAIVFTLLVGAVSFAGSALTFAKLQELMTTRPVVFPGLPVIMGAVLLAAVGAAAAVVLTGSFALALVLLVLGLLAGVLLVLPVGGADVPIVISLLNAFTGLAVAASGLVLGNVLLVVAGTLVGASGTILTRAMAAAMGRSVAGILFGAFRGGSTAGSTAVSDRPVRSSSAEDVAVLLGYSQRVIIVPGYGLAVAQGQHTAAELALALEARGIRVDFAIHPVAGRMPGHMNVLLAEANVPYESLKEMSEINSEFRTADVALVVGANDVVNPAAKTSPGSPIYGMPILEVADARQVVFLKRSMRPGFAGIENELMHEPQTTLLFGDAKDSLTKVLGAVKGL, encoded by the coding sequence GTGACTCTCCTCAACCCGAGCTGGACGGCCGTGCTCTACCTTGCAGCGGCCGCCTGCTTCATCCTGGCACTCAGGGGCCTGAACTCGCCGCGCACCGCCCGCCGCGGCAATCTTTTGGGCGCGTTCGGTGCGCTGCTCGCCGTCGTCACGGTCTTCTTCTCGGTCAAACTGGACAACATCCCCTGGATCCTCGCCGCGATCGCGGTGGGCTCGGCGGTTGCCGCGCCGGTGGCACGGCGGGTGAAGATGACCCAGATGCCGCAGCTCGTGGCGTTGTTCAACGGCGTGGGCGGCGGGGCCGCGGCACTTGTGGCACTGCTCGAGCTCGCCCACACAGAGGACGCCTGGGTGCGCGTTGCCATCGTCTTCACGCTGCTGGTGGGGGCCGTCTCCTTCGCCGGATCAGCCCTGACCTTCGCCAAGCTGCAGGAGCTCATGACCACCCGGCCCGTGGTGTTCCCCGGCCTGCCGGTGATCATGGGTGCGGTGCTCCTCGCTGCGGTGGGTGCCGCCGCCGCCGTCGTCCTTACCGGTTCCTTCGCGCTCGCGCTGGTGCTTCTGGTGCTGGGGCTGCTGGCCGGCGTACTGCTGGTGCTGCCGGTGGGCGGCGCAGACGTGCCGATCGTCATCTCGCTGCTGAACGCCTTCACCGGCCTGGCCGTGGCGGCCTCCGGCCTGGTGCTGGGCAACGTGCTCCTGGTGGTGGCCGGCACCCTGGTGGGCGCCTCGGGCACCATCCTCACCCGGGCCATGGCAGCGGCCATGGGCCGCAGCGTGGCGGGCATCCTGTTCGGGGCGTTCCGGGGAGGCTCGACGGCGGGATCGACCGCGGTGAGCGATCGGCCAGTGCGCTCTTCCAGCGCGGAGGACGTCGCCGTACTGCTGGGCTACTCGCAGCGGGTGATCATCGTCCCCGGCTACGGGCTCGCCGTGGCACAGGGGCAGCACACCGCGGCCGAGCTCGCCCTGGCCCTCGAGGCCCGCGGCATCCGGGTGGACTTCGCAATTCATCCGGTGGCCGGGCGCATGCCGGGGCACATGAATGTGCTGCTGGCCGAGGCCAATGTGCCCTACGAGTCACTCAAGGAGATGAGCGAGATCAACTCCGAATTCAGGACGGCCGATGTGGCGTTGGTGGTGGGCGCGAACGACGTCGTCAACCCCGCCGCGAAGACGTCCCCCGGCTCGCCGATCTATGGCATGCCCATCCTCGAGGTGGCCGACGCGCGGCAGGTGGTCTTCCTCAAGCGTTCCATGCGGCCCGGGTTCGCGGGGATCGAGAACGAGCTGATGCACGAGCCGCAGACCACGCTGCTGTTCGGCGACGCGAAGGACTCCCTGACCAAGGTGCTGGGGGCGGTCAAGGGGCTGTAA
- a CDS encoding NAD(P) transhydrogenase subunit alpha: MDGMSLLTITVLSVFVGFEVVSKVSSTLHTPLMSGANAIHGIILVGAIIVAGQAEDPWVLAVALLAVVLATANLVGGFVVTDRMLEMFRGRKVPPSSAGKASTGKASAGKAPDAPASEGKEGAQ; this comes from the coding sequence ATGGACGGCATGAGCCTGCTCACCATCACAGTGCTGTCGGTCTTCGTGGGCTTCGAGGTGGTCTCGAAGGTCTCCAGCACGCTGCACACACCCCTGATGTCCGGGGCCAACGCCATCCACGGCATCATTCTGGTGGGAGCCATCATCGTGGCCGGTCAGGCGGAGGATCCGTGGGTGCTGGCGGTTGCCCTGCTCGCAGTCGTCCTCGCCACCGCTAATCTGGTGGGCGGATTTGTGGTGACGGACCGCATGCTGGAGATGTTCCGCGGCCGCAAGGTCCCGCCGTCGTCCGCCGGGAAGGCGTCCACCGGAAAGGCATCGGCTGGAAAGGCGCCTGACGCGCCAGCCTCCGAGGGCAAGGAGGGCGCACAGTGA
- a CDS encoding Re/Si-specific NAD(P)(+) transhydrogenase subunit alpha: MKLGIPRERRDGERRVAATPETVKQLVGLGLEVLIESRAGVAAGHSDDEYHQAGGRIVPDLDLGELDVYAHVRALEPSTAKALHRGAVTIGLASPSSELPTVRALADAGVTSFALELVPRISRAQSMDALSSQALVAGYRCVLEAAMRLPRFFPLFMTAAGTVPPARVLVLGVGVAGLQAIGTAKRLGARVSANDIRPSSADEVASMGGTFIKLGLDKVGETAEASGGYARELSADRGALQRRLLAPHVAQADVLITTAAVPGRRAPLLVSREMVQGMRPGSVVVDLAAESGGNVEGSVPGQDVQVPTADGRGSVTLVGMKDVASTMPADASRLYAKNVANLLALMTREGTVTPDFEDEVVAGACLTHGGAVRHGPTAEALTALAVEPQPDVEPYAVRSRPAEPQPAEPQPAEARIEGMS, from the coding sequence GTGAAACTAGGCATACCGCGGGAACGCCGCGACGGGGAGCGGCGGGTGGCCGCGACGCCGGAAACGGTGAAGCAGCTGGTAGGGCTGGGCCTCGAGGTCCTGATCGAGTCGCGCGCGGGCGTCGCCGCAGGACACAGCGACGACGAGTACCACCAGGCGGGAGGCCGGATCGTCCCCGACCTCGATCTCGGCGAGCTGGACGTCTACGCCCACGTGCGCGCGCTCGAACCGTCGACAGCTAAAGCCCTCCACCGGGGTGCCGTCACCATCGGTCTGGCCTCGCCGTCGTCCGAACTGCCCACCGTAAGGGCGCTGGCAGACGCCGGAGTGACCTCCTTCGCCCTCGAGCTGGTGCCGCGCATCTCCCGCGCCCAGTCCATGGACGCCCTTTCCTCGCAGGCCCTCGTGGCCGGATACCGCTGCGTGCTCGAAGCGGCCATGCGCCTGCCGCGCTTCTTCCCGCTCTTCATGACGGCCGCCGGAACCGTCCCTCCGGCCCGGGTGCTGGTCCTCGGCGTGGGCGTCGCCGGGCTGCAGGCCATCGGCACGGCCAAACGGCTTGGGGCGCGCGTCTCCGCCAACGACATCCGGCCGTCTTCGGCCGACGAGGTGGCTTCAATGGGCGGCACCTTCATCAAGCTGGGCCTCGACAAGGTGGGGGAGACAGCGGAGGCATCCGGCGGCTACGCGCGGGAGCTCAGCGCCGACCGCGGCGCCCTGCAGCGCCGGCTTCTGGCCCCGCACGTCGCCCAGGCGGACGTTCTGATCACGACGGCGGCTGTCCCCGGCAGGCGGGCACCGCTTCTGGTGAGCCGGGAAATGGTGCAGGGCATGCGCCCGGGTTCCGTCGTCGTCGACCTCGCCGCTGAGTCCGGCGGCAATGTGGAGGGTTCCGTGCCCGGCCAGGACGTCCAGGTGCCCACGGCGGACGGTCGGGGAAGCGTCACCCTGGTGGGGATGAAGGACGTCGCCTCCACCATGCCGGCCGACGCGTCGCGCCTGTACGCCAAGAACGTCGCCAACCTGCTGGCTCTGATGACCCGGGAGGGCACCGTGACCCCGGATTTCGAGGACGAAGTGGTGGCGGGCGCCTGCCTGACGCACGGCGGCGCAGTGCGGCACGGGCCGACGGCGGAGGCTCTTACCGCACTCGCCGTCGAGCCTCAGCCGGACGTTGAGCCATATGCTGTGCGGTCCCGACCGGCAGAGCCTCAGCCGGCAGAGCCTCAGCCCGCAGAAGCCCGGATCGAAGGGATGTCCTGA
- a CDS encoding primary-amine oxidase gives MPPTSLAAATAHSLATAAEITAVRGILLDAGLLGESIRVAYQGLLDPPRDARAGVVNRRFRVFLHDISGAAPKDVVVSISSGTVESAVELDTFVSGELPVLEEEFGIVEELLARDERWLKALADRDLDVAKIRVAPLSAGVFEYPEEKGRRILRGLAFVQDFPEDSAWAHPVDGLVAYVDIVGKTVDQVLDFGPVPVPAEHGNYTDPELTGPLRTTLKPISITQGEGPSFAVTGGNHVEWGKWGLDVGFDVREGLVLHNITFRDGERRRSVINRASIAEMVVPYGDPAPVRSWQNYFDTGEYLVGQYANSLELGCDCLGEITYFSPVIADGFGNPREIRNGICMHEEDWSILAKHSDLWTGIDYTRRNRRLVISFFTTVGNYDYGFYWYLYLDGTIEFEAKATGVVFTSTHPGKGYPYASEIAPGLGAPFHQHLFGARLDMALDGNTNRVEEEESVRVPMGDGNERGNAFTRRRTLLATESEGVREADMRKGRTWHISNPNSLNRLGEPVAYKLCPQGQPMLLADKGSSVAQRAAFATKDLWITRFAEDERYPTGNFVNQNAGGAGLPSYIAQNRDIDGQDIVLWHTFGLTHYPRVEDWPIMPVDSVGFKLRPDGFFDRSPVLDVPPTTQADGGHCHN, from the coding sequence ATGCCTCCCACCTCACTTGCCGCAGCCACCGCCCACTCCCTGGCGACGGCCGCTGAAATCACCGCTGTCCGCGGCATACTGCTTGACGCGGGCCTGCTGGGGGAGAGCATCCGCGTCGCCTACCAAGGCCTGCTCGACCCGCCCCGGGACGCCAGGGCCGGCGTCGTAAACCGCCGCTTCCGGGTCTTCCTGCATGATATTTCGGGTGCGGCGCCCAAGGATGTCGTCGTGTCCATCAGCAGCGGCACCGTTGAGTCCGCCGTCGAGCTGGACACCTTCGTCAGCGGCGAGCTGCCCGTGCTGGAGGAGGAATTCGGCATCGTAGAGGAACTCCTCGCGCGGGACGAGCGCTGGCTCAAGGCCCTGGCGGACCGCGATCTGGATGTGGCCAAGATCCGGGTGGCACCCCTGTCCGCCGGTGTGTTCGAGTACCCCGAGGAAAAGGGCCGGCGCATCCTGCGCGGGCTGGCCTTTGTCCAGGACTTCCCCGAGGACAGCGCCTGGGCCCACCCCGTGGACGGACTCGTGGCATACGTGGACATCGTCGGCAAGACCGTGGACCAGGTTCTGGATTTCGGTCCGGTCCCGGTCCCCGCGGAGCACGGCAACTATACGGACCCCGAACTCACCGGGCCACTGCGCACCACCCTCAAGCCGATCAGCATCACCCAGGGGGAGGGCCCGAGCTTTGCCGTGACCGGCGGCAACCACGTGGAGTGGGGAAAGTGGGGCCTGGATGTGGGCTTCGACGTCCGTGAGGGACTGGTGCTGCACAACATCACCTTCCGGGACGGTGAGCGCCGCCGTTCAGTGATCAACCGGGCCTCCATCGCGGAGATGGTGGTTCCCTATGGTGATCCGGCACCGGTACGCTCCTGGCAGAACTACTTCGACACGGGCGAGTATCTGGTGGGTCAATACGCGAATTCACTGGAGCTGGGCTGCGACTGCCTAGGCGAAATCACCTACTTCAGCCCCGTGATCGCGGATGGATTCGGCAACCCGCGGGAAATCCGCAACGGGATCTGCATGCACGAAGAAGACTGGAGCATCCTGGCCAAGCACAGCGACCTCTGGACAGGCATCGACTACACGCGCCGCAACCGCCGGCTGGTGATCTCCTTCTTCACCACGGTCGGCAACTACGACTACGGCTTCTACTGGTACCTCTACCTCGATGGCACCATAGAGTTCGAGGCCAAGGCCACCGGCGTCGTCTTCACCAGCACCCACCCGGGCAAGGGCTATCCCTACGCCTCGGAAATCGCGCCCGGCCTCGGCGCCCCCTTCCACCAGCACCTGTTCGGGGCGCGCCTGGACATGGCCCTGGACGGCAATACCAACCGGGTGGAGGAAGAGGAATCGGTCCGCGTCCCGATGGGCGACGGCAACGAGCGGGGCAACGCCTTCACCCGCCGGCGCACGCTGCTGGCCACCGAATCCGAGGGCGTCCGCGAGGCGGACATGCGCAAAGGCCGGACCTGGCACATTTCCAACCCGAACTCGCTCAACCGCCTCGGCGAGCCCGTGGCCTACAAGCTGTGCCCGCAGGGTCAGCCGATGCTGCTGGCGGACAAGGGCTCCTCGGTGGCCCAGCGGGCGGCGTTCGCCACCAAGGACCTCTGGATCACCCGCTTCGCCGAGGACGAGCGCTACCCCACCGGGAACTTCGTCAACCAGAATGCGGGCGGCGCCGGCCTGCCGTCGTACATCGCGCAGAACCGCGACATAGACGGCCAGGACATCGTGCTCTGGCACACCTTCGGCCTGACCCACTATCCGCGCGTCGAGGACTGGCCGATCATGCCGGTGGACTCCGTGGGCTTCAAGCTTCGTCCAGACGGGTTCTTCGACCGCTCCCCCGTCCTCGATGTCCCGCCGACCACTCAGGCCGACGGTGGCCATTGCCACAATTAG
- a CDS encoding TetR family transcriptional regulator C-terminal domain-containing protein — protein MPKVVDHDRRRLQLVDATWRIIARQGIEGATMREIAAEAGFANGALKPYFPTKDDLVTFAFAHVFNQTNRRMEESTAGKQGLAALRAYCHEILPLDETRISEARIVIPFWQRALTDPAKAELHDKSMLEWRAGLLSYLHEARAAGEIRTAVSDEDIVGHLMTVVLGAQITALLSAAEHSPAHLVAQLDGYLQLLATGA, from the coding sequence GTGCCGAAGGTGGTCGACCATGACCGGCGCCGATTGCAGCTGGTCGATGCGACCTGGCGGATCATCGCCCGCCAGGGCATCGAGGGTGCCACCATGCGCGAGATCGCGGCTGAAGCTGGATTCGCCAATGGCGCGCTGAAACCCTATTTCCCCACCAAGGATGACCTGGTCACCTTCGCCTTCGCCCACGTCTTCAACCAGACGAACCGGCGCATGGAGGAGTCGACGGCAGGCAAGCAGGGCCTGGCCGCGCTTCGGGCCTACTGCCATGAGATTCTGCCCTTGGACGAGACGAGGATCAGCGAGGCCAGGATCGTCATACCCTTCTGGCAGAGGGCCCTGACCGACCCGGCCAAGGCCGAGCTGCACGACAAATCCATGCTTGAATGGCGCGCCGGGCTCCTCAGCTACCTGCACGAGGCGAGGGCAGCCGGAGAGATCCGCACCGCCGTGTCCGACGAGGACATCGTGGGACATTTGATGACCGTCGTCCTGGGCGCGCAGATCACGGCATTGCTGTCCGCTGCGGAGCATTCGCCCGCGCATCTGGTTGCCCAGCTGGACGGATATCTGCAGTTGCTCGCAACCGGCGCGTAG